One region of Mucilaginibacter sp. 14171R-50 genomic DNA includes:
- a CDS encoding nucleotide-diphospho-sugar transferase, with protein sequence MNDKYQASSAVLFIIFNRPDTTEKVFGQIKQARPARLYVAADGPRTDKPGEQLLCEQARNITRQIDWPCEVKTLFRDSNMGCKNAVSSAITWFFENEEEGIVLEDDCLPTDDFFRFCDTMLEKYRHDTRIRHISGCNFQHGKKWGTASYYFSNLTHVWGWAGWRRVWKDYEKELFQYHVNDVRPQLETLFTDRFIVDVWESIFKLVKTGGVDTWDYQLTFLNFFNNSLSVIPNVNLITNIGFGESSTHTNDVNNINANLPVQALGNITHPLYILPQKQADIYTLNADFDIASRWKKYNKPKYKAKRWFKGLFK encoded by the coding sequence GTGAACGACAAATACCAAGCATCCTCGGCAGTTTTGTTTATTATTTTTAATCGCCCCGATACCACCGAAAAAGTTTTTGGGCAGATAAAGCAGGCCCGCCCTGCGCGATTATACGTAGCTGCCGACGGCCCGCGCACTGACAAACCGGGAGAACAACTTTTGTGTGAACAGGCGCGAAATATTACCAGGCAGATCGACTGGCCCTGCGAAGTAAAAACACTTTTCAGGGATAGCAACATGGGCTGCAAAAACGCGGTATCATCAGCGATAACCTGGTTTTTTGAAAACGAAGAAGAAGGCATCGTACTGGAAGATGATTGCCTGCCTACAGATGATTTTTTTAGGTTTTGCGATACTATGCTTGAAAAGTACCGACATGATACACGCATTCGCCATATTTCAGGATGCAATTTTCAGCATGGTAAAAAATGGGGAACGGCAAGCTATTACTTTTCAAACTTAACCCATGTTTGGGGTTGGGCTGGCTGGCGCAGGGTTTGGAAAGATTACGAGAAAGAGCTATTCCAATACCATGTAAACGATGTACGCCCGCAACTGGAAACTCTTTTTACTGATCGTTTTATTGTTGATGTTTGGGAGAGTATTTTTAAACTTGTAAAGACCGGCGGGGTAGATACCTGGGACTACCAGCTGACATTCCTTAACTTTTTTAACAACAGCCTATCTGTAATCCCTAACGTAAACCTTATTACTAACATAGGTTTTGGCGAAAGCTCTACCCATACCAACGACGTTAATAATATCAACGCCAACCTGCCGGTGCAGGCGCTTGGCAATATTACCCACCCTTTGTATATATTGCCTCAAAAACAAGCCGATATTTATACACTAAA